The following proteins are encoded in a genomic region of Methylobacterium tardum:
- a CDS encoding GNAT family N-acetyltransferase, with translation MTFKPYPHARGDGSLGDGLAMLRARVARRIALGPYSRRVSIGFGRNLSVAIEPPVAKIPVRLRDFRPDDLAALFPSGGDEAAKRERDDVEWRLRAAAHGVLPSRCYVLEEVRSGRPCHVQWLTDPGYGDAVRRSGALPVLAADEAMLENAFTPKGFRGLGAMAAAVYLIAERARSLGKGHLVAFVDADNAASLKAVERAGFRPCSIRTRRQFAFGTFRTVRFEPRAGAVGRGARATPRDEGYGAHPGDGIQSEVDAREAEPPDAD, from the coding sequence ATGACGTTCAAGCCTTACCCGCACGCGCGCGGCGACGGCTCCCTCGGCGATGGCTTGGCGATGCTGCGCGCCAGGGTGGCCCGGCGCATCGCCCTGGGCCCCTACTCCAGGCGGGTCTCGATAGGTTTTGGGCGGAACCTGTCGGTCGCCATCGAACCGCCGGTCGCCAAAATCCCGGTGCGATTGCGCGACTTCCGGCCGGACGACCTCGCGGCCCTCTTCCCCTCCGGCGGCGACGAGGCGGCGAAACGCGAACGCGATGACGTCGAGTGGCGATTGCGTGCCGCCGCGCACGGCGTCCTGCCGAGCCGCTGCTACGTGCTCGAAGAGGTCAGGTCGGGCCGCCCGTGCCACGTCCAGTGGCTCACCGACCCGGGTTACGGCGACGCGGTCCGTCGGTCCGGGGCCCTGCCGGTTCTGGCAGCCGACGAGGCCATGCTGGAGAACGCCTTCACGCCGAAGGGCTTCCGCGGCCTGGGCGCCATGGCCGCCGCCGTGTACCTGATCGCCGAACGCGCCCGGTCACTGGGCAAGGGACACTTGGTGGCCTTCGTCGACGCCGACAACGCCGCCTCCCTCAAGGCGGTCGAACGGGCGGGCTTCAGACCCTGTTCGATCCGCACGAGACGCCAGTTCGCCTTCGGGACGTTCCGAACCGTCCGATTCGAACCGCGGGCGGGGGCCGTGGGTCGCGGCGCGCGCGCCACGCCGCGGGACGAGGGCTACGGCGCTCACCCAGGGGACGGCATCCAGTCGGAGGTGGACGCACGAGAGGCGGAGCCGCCGGATGCCGACTGA
- a CDS encoding multidrug ABC transporter ATPase has translation MTAIEAIHALAHRLTGLDYPHGHWWIVADALLVFVVAPVWTAWLVGRAALRRRRRTADAVAAAGATDALRDAPSRGRRHRGFALRPGRRLEAYVLGATAGIQVRLVFLSLATLPAAWLTLEIPKHIVNHTLGDARGDGHPGMTFLGLPLGRTELLFALCAGYLAVLTVNGLLKYAANRVRGRVNERVVRRLRLAVLRRVRTERSVERRTTLSAVAVQEVEPIGYFGGSLVAVPIVQGGVLVTSVAFLLLQDVALAFAALIMLPVQLTVLPRLQRRLNAKVRQRVLATRTLGALVTTPEVAGRPGLAPSAAERDASASSLRRHMAHVEELERLRVAINDMKGGIKSLYNYTSNLTPFFFFLIGGYLVVQGRLTLGALVAALAAYKEIAPALRELFDFAQDWSDAAARFAEVTRAVDLPAAVQPGITRSVSAREAA, from the coding sequence GTGACGGCAATCGAAGCCATCCACGCCCTCGCCCACAGGCTCACGGGCCTCGACTACCCACACGGCCACTGGTGGATCGTCGCCGATGCCCTCCTCGTCTTCGTCGTGGCGCCTGTGTGGACCGCGTGGCTCGTCGGCCGCGCCGCGCTGCGCCGCCGTCGGCGGACGGCGGATGCTGTCGCCGCGGCGGGAGCCACCGATGCCCTGCGGGACGCCCCGTCCCGTGGCCGTCGGCATCGCGGCTTCGCGCTCCGGCCGGGACGGCGCCTGGAGGCATACGTCCTGGGTGCCACGGCGGGCATCCAGGTCCGCTTGGTCTTCCTGTCTCTCGCCACGCTGCCGGCCGCCTGGCTGACCCTTGAGATACCCAAGCACATCGTCAACCACACGCTCGGCGACGCGCGGGGCGACGGGCATCCCGGCATGACGTTCCTGGGACTCCCCCTCGGCCGCACGGAACTCCTGTTCGCGCTGTGCGCCGGCTACCTCGCCGTCCTCACCGTGAACGGCCTCCTGAAGTACGCGGCGAACCGGGTCCGCGGACGCGTCAACGAGCGGGTCGTGCGACGCCTGCGCCTGGCCGTCCTGCGGCGCGTGCGGACGGAGCGCTCGGTCGAACGCCGCACGACGCTCTCCGCCGTGGCGGTCCAGGAAGTCGAGCCCATCGGCTACTTCGGCGGCAGCCTCGTCGCGGTCCCCATCGTGCAGGGGGGCGTGCTGGTCACGAGCGTCGCCTTCCTCCTGCTCCAGGACGTCGCCCTTGCCTTCGCCGCGCTGATCATGCTGCCGGTGCAGCTTACGGTCCTGCCGCGCCTCCAAAGGCGTCTGAACGCGAAGGTCCGGCAGCGCGTCCTCGCCACGCGGACGCTGGGCGCCCTCGTCACCACGCCCGAGGTCGCCGGGCGTCCGGGCCTCGCCCCTTCCGCGGCGGAGCGCGATGCATCCGCCTCGTCGTTGCGGCGCCACATGGCGCACGTCGAGGAGCTTGAGCGGCTCCGCGTCGCCATCAACGACATGAAGGGCGGCATCAAGAGCCTGTACAATTACACGTCCAACCTCACGCCGTTCTTCTTCTTCCTGATCGGCGGCTATCTCGTCGTGCAAGGCCGCCTCACGCTCGGCGCCCTGGTGGCGGCGCTCGCGGCCTACAAGGAGATCGCGCCCGCCCTCAGGGAGCTGTTCGATTTCGCCCAGGATTGGTCGGACGCGGCGGCGCGCTTCGCCGAGGTCACGCGGGCCGTCGACCTTCCGGCTGCCGTTCAGCCAGGCATCACGAGGTCGGTTTCGGCACGGGAGGCGGCCTAG
- a CDS encoding MerR family transcriptional regulator, which yields MIRYYVRTGLIPTPTRSVSGLRVYAEDEVRRLRFVHARHPSIVAPPLAAMGRACATFTILRFWAGFWLLRRQCFCP from the coding sequence ATGATCCGCTACTACGTGCGGACGGGCCTGATCCCGACACCGACCCGGTCGGTGTCGGGCCTTCGGGTTTACGCCGAGGACGAGGTGCGCAGGCTGCGGTTCGTGCACGCGCGGCATCCGTCGATAGTCGCGCCGCCGCTGGCTGCCATGGGGCGCGCGTGCGCCACGTTCACAATCCTACGATTCTGGGCAGGTTTCTGGCTGCTGCGCCGGCAGTGTTTTTGTCCTTAG
- a CDS encoding GDCCVxC domain-containing (seleno)protein, producing the protein MKLISILTCPHCGHRASETMPTDACQFFYECPGCGTLLRPKKGDCCVFCSYGDVPCPPIQEAQERNEPASCCKG; encoded by the coding sequence ATGAAGCTGATCTCGATCCTGACCTGTCCGCATTGTGGGCACCGGGCTTCGGAAACGATGCCGACCGACGCCTGCCAGTTCTTCTACGAATGCCCTGGCTGCGGCACTCTGCTCCGCCCGAAGAAGGGCGATTGCTGTGTATTCTGCTCGTACGGCGATGTCCCGTGCCCGCCGATCCAGGAAGCTCAGGAACGAAATGAACCGGCGAGCTGCTGCAAGGGCTGA
- a CDS encoding MerR family transcriptional regulator, with the protein MGTAKGARSGALTIGQLSLRTGVNIENIRYFEKVGLLPSPPRTEGGHRSYGVEHERTLAFIRRGRELGFTPNEVRALLELRRPGKATCREGQGIARHHLDRVRAKIADLSRLERLLAETIEQCPGGAAPGCPVLDMIDPAE; encoded by the coding sequence ATGGGTACGGCTAAGGGGGCGCGAAGCGGGGCCCTGACCATCGGTCAATTGTCGCTGCGGACCGGCGTCAACATCGAGAACATCCGGTACTTCGAGAAGGTCGGCCTACTCCCTTCGCCCCCGCGCACCGAGGGTGGCCATCGGTCCTACGGCGTCGAGCACGAGCGCACCCTGGCCTTCATCCGTCGCGGACGCGAACTTGGCTTCACGCCGAACGAGGTTCGGGCGCTGCTCGAACTGCGTCGGCCTGGTAAGGCAACCTGCCGCGAGGGACAGGGGATCGCGAGGCACCACCTTGACCGGGTGCGTGCGAAGATCGCGGACCTGTCAAGGCTCGAACGTCTCCTGGCCGAAACCATCGAGCAGTGCCCCGGTGGGGCGGCTCCTGGATGCCCGGTGCTCGATATGATCGACCCCGCCGAGTGA
- a CDS encoding MerR family transcriptional regulator → MELSIGELSRRTGVLATTIRYYETADLMPPPPRTEGGRRRYGRADIERLAFIRHARELGFEVDAIRELLALAAQPDRSCAEVDKIARRHMAEVERRIERLMALKGELARMTDACGQGRVGECRVIEVLSDHACCEDEGHRATRSRRPTRPEAKQGARPRSASSPTFDQEDDMIFREGRAQP, encoded by the coding sequence ATGGAGCTGTCGATAGGCGAGCTGTCGCGGCGTACCGGCGTGCTCGCCACGACCATCCGCTACTACGAGACGGCCGACTTGATGCCGCCGCCGCCGCGGACGGAAGGCGGCCGCCGCCGCTATGGGCGGGCTGACATCGAGCGCCTGGCCTTCATCCGCCACGCGCGCGAGCTCGGCTTCGAGGTGGACGCCATCCGTGAGTTACTGGCGCTGGCCGCCCAGCCCGACCGCTCCTGCGCCGAGGTCGACAAGATCGCCCGGCGTCACATGGCCGAGGTCGAGCGCCGCATCGAGCGGCTCATGGCCCTGAAGGGCGAGCTCGCCCGCATGACCGACGCGTGCGGCCAAGGCCGGGTCGGCGAGTGCCGTGTCATCGAGGTCCTCTCGGACCATGCCTGCTGCGAGGATGAGGGCCACCGCGCTACCCGGAGCCGGCGTCCCACAAGGCCGGAAGCGAAGCAGGGAGCCCGGCCCCGGAGCGCATCGTCGCCGACATTCGATCAGGAAGACGACATGATATTTCGGGAGGGCCGGGCTCAGCCGTGA
- a CDS encoding cation transporter, protein MAKECCGSTVGCQASRAERAHPAAPPQVVAGGDCGTGDACGCSGGVPVFDGVDPRYKRVLWTVIAVNGAMFLTEMAAGHLAGSQALQADALDFLGDTVTYGLSLAVIGASLRARATAALAKGLSLSVMAVWVFGSTAYHVLVLGVPKAEVMGVIGLMALAANLGSVLLLRPYKDGDANVRSVWLCSRNDAIGNVVVMVAALGVWGSASAWPDLAVAAVMAGIFLTSSVQILRQAWAEYREGAVTTRTAASG, encoded by the coding sequence ATGGCCAAGGAGTGCTGCGGCTCGACCGTTGGCTGTCAGGCATCGAGGGCGGAACGTGCGCATCCGGCGGCGCCGCCGCAGGTCGTCGCGGGGGGCGATTGCGGCACGGGGGATGCCTGCGGCTGCTCTGGGGGCGTGCCCGTCTTCGACGGGGTCGACCCGCGCTACAAGCGCGTGCTGTGGACGGTCATCGCCGTCAACGGCGCCATGTTCCTGACCGAGATGGCCGCCGGGCACCTTGCCGGCTCGCAGGCGCTCCAGGCCGACGCCCTCGACTTCCTGGGCGACACGGTCACCTACGGCCTGAGCCTCGCGGTCATCGGAGCGTCCCTCAGGGCTCGGGCCACGGCGGCGCTCGCCAAGGGGCTGTCCCTCAGCGTGATGGCAGTCTGGGTCTTTGGCTCGACTGCCTACCACGTCCTGGTGCTCGGGGTGCCCAAGGCCGAGGTCATGGGCGTCATCGGGCTGATGGCCCTGGCAGCCAACCTCGGCTCGGTACTGCTGCTGCGCCCCTACAAGGACGGCGACGCCAACGTGCGCTCGGTCTGGCTGTGCTCGCGCAACGACGCCATCGGCAACGTCGTGGTGATGGTGGCTGCGCTCGGTGTCTGGGGTTCCGCGTCGGCCTGGCCCGACCTCGCCGTCGCGGCGGTGATGGCCGGCATCTTCCTGACCTCGTCGGTGCAGATCCTGCGGCAGGCCTGGGCGGAGTATCGCGAAGGCGCCGTCACGACGCGAACCGCGGCGTCCGGATAA
- a CDS encoding cation diffusion facilitator family transporter, whose translation MTSHDARAGHDHGSHDHDGEAGHDHAGHSHGPGHSHAPASFGTAFAIGIALNVGFVAVEATYGVLANSVALLADAGHNLSDVLGLIVAWIATVLAVRAPSARFTYGMKASSILAALFNAVFLLVAVGAIAWEAIQRFGEPVPVAGKTVMVVAAIGILVNGITAWLFASGAKGDINIRGAFLHMAADAAVSAGVVIAGLVILYTGWTWLDPVVSLAIVAVIVWSTWGLLRDSLTLSLAAVPPGIDPVAVRRHLEGLPGVAALHDLHIWAMSTTDTCLTAHLLMPGGRPDDAFLMAAATGIRERFGISHTTLQVETSEATACALAPDHVV comes from the coding sequence ATGACATCACACGACGCACGCGCAGGACATGATCACGGATCGCATGACCACGACGGCGAGGCGGGTCACGACCATGCCGGGCATTCCCATGGGCCAGGGCACAGCCATGCCCCCGCAAGCTTCGGGACGGCATTCGCCATCGGCATCGCGCTCAACGTCGGCTTCGTGGCCGTCGAGGCGACCTACGGGGTCCTGGCGAACTCGGTGGCCCTGCTCGCCGATGCCGGCCACAACCTCTCGGACGTGCTCGGCCTCATCGTGGCCTGGATCGCGACGGTGCTGGCCGTGCGGGCCCCGAGCGCGCGGTTTACCTATGGGATGAAGGCCTCGTCGATCCTGGCGGCCCTTTTCAACGCCGTGTTCCTGCTGGTCGCCGTCGGCGCCATCGCGTGGGAGGCGATCCAGAGGTTCGGTGAGCCCGTCCCGGTCGCAGGCAAGACCGTGATGGTCGTGGCCGCAATCGGCATCCTGGTGAACGGCATCACCGCGTGGCTGTTCGCCTCCGGGGCCAAGGGCGACATCAACATCCGCGGGGCGTTCCTGCACATGGCGGCCGACGCCGCCGTCTCGGCCGGGGTGGTCATCGCCGGCCTCGTCATCCTCTACACCGGATGGACGTGGCTCGATCCGGTGGTGAGCCTCGCCATCGTGGCCGTCATCGTCTGGAGCACGTGGGGGCTCCTGCGAGACAGTCTTACGCTGTCCCTCGCCGCCGTCCCGCCGGGCATCGACCCGGTCGCCGTACGCCGCCACCTCGAAGGGCTGCCCGGCGTCGCGGCCCTGCACGACCTGCACATCTGGGCGATGAGCACCACGGACACCTGCCTCACGGCGCACCTCCTCATGCCCGGCGGCCGTCCCGACGACGCCTTCCTGATGGCGGCGGCCACCGGCATCAGGGAGCGGTTCGGCATCAGCCACACGACCCTCCAGGTGGAGACGAGCGAGGCCACCGCCTGCGCCCTGGCTCCGGACCACGTGGTCTGA